The sequence CGTTTGCAAGTAACCTATCATACTGGTCATAAGGCTGTAAATCATCTTGATCAATTGTAACAAAACTCCCTATTGGACACATTTTAGCAGTAAATGAAGTAGCTTCAGAAAATCCAGACTCATTTTTTTCAGGTGTATCTACAAGGGATAATCTAATTTTATAATTTGTAGTGTAGATAGTATCACCATCCACAATTTCTGTAATTAACTGTGAAACACATTTGGCATTTCCAATGCATTTATGAGAATCAAAATCTTGTTTGGATTGAACTGGTTCATTTTTGTAAATATTATCAAATTGTTCTTGTCCAACTTCTTTAGCTGCAAGTCCTGTCTTTTCACCTGTGACAATGTCTGATCCAGTTTGTGATTGATACACTAATCCTGCTGCAATGAATAGCACAAAGGGCACTACAACTAGTGCTGCAATGGATAATGGTTTCACAAGGATTTTCTAAAAGGTATAAACTTAAGATTTTCTACTATTCTATCTGCCTAATTATGGAGTGGGTGTTGAAACAATACATTCTCCTTCATATTCAATTTTAACTCCATGACATACTGCATCTTCAACACCGCAACCATAAGTAATTCCATCTTCACCGCAAACAGGATCATAAACAAGACATTGAATTGAACAATCTGGTACAAATTCTGATTCTTGAGGGTTGATAGGTGGATTCAATCTTTGTTCTTCATCAATCCTCTCATAGCATTTTTCTAATTCATCTACTTGCCCAATGTATTGCTCTCTACATTCTTGCTCTAGGTATGTTTTTTGATATAATTGCCATGTGGCCTCATCACGTGTTTCTTCAGATGTATTTTTAAAATTTTGCTGTGGTATTGATTGTACAAAAAAAACTGCAAAAATTATAGCAACAATAATTGGAATAACTATAGCAATAATTAGGAATGGTTTCATTTCTTTTCCTTGTTATCTTTTTTATTAAATATAAGATCAGAATCCCCTTCTTTCTTTTGATATTCCTCAAATTCTTTTTTTTGTTTTATCATGATTTCTCTATAATCCTCATCTTCCATGATTTTTTAGAATAAATTCTAAACATAAGCGTATTGGAATCTAACTCTCTGAATCTGTTTTCTCATTAATTATGTGATTATGAATTATTCTTGCTTCTTGCCATGAATGCCACACAAAATTCCATATTAGATCATCAATGTCTTGTCTGTGTTTTTCTGTTAATTGCATGTTTTGTAAATTGTAAATTATCTTCCCTCTCATTGTTCCCAATCGTACGCCTAACATCACACATTCTCTATTGTTTTTTGGTAGTTCTTTACCTCTAAAATTTTCAGGCTCTGAATCAAAATTCTCAAAATGTTCTTTTTGCCATCGAAACTTTGATTTCTCAAAAACTTGAAGAATCATAGATATTGTATCATAGTCTAAGTTTTTTTTATCTAATTTTTTTTTGATTAAATTTTCAGATACTTCCTTTCGTTGTCTACTAAGTTTTTTCTCTAGTTCTTTTAGAGATTTTGATTTTTCATCATTCATGATATTCTGTATGGTCACATTTTGGGCAATAATATTCAGTAGGAATATTTTTTGTTTTATTTCCACGTCTTTTGATTTTGAGTGATGTGATGTTCATGTCAACATCACACTTTTTACAAATTTTAACCATGAATTATCTAGAAAAATAATGAACTTAAGCATATTGGAGTTTGCAATTTTTTTTAAAATACTAATACTGTTCTAAAATTGATATCTTGTCATTCTTTTTTTTATTCAAATCAGGATCTTCATACTTTTCCCAAATTCCCATCTTTAACCAACAACTGTTACAAGTAGTTAGTTTATCTTTTACTTGTTCATGTGAGATGGAATGGTTTTCGTGGCAAATTTTACAGGTAAAATATTCTGTAATTAACTCTGACATGCCTAAATTTTGAAATCATTCCATTAAAGCATCACTATACAATGTAAACTAGACACCAAATGATTTGGATTTTTTTTCACATTTAGGACAATTCATCCCTCTTGTCTCTAACCCACACTTTTTACAAAATGCATCAATTCCTGCAACTTCACGTGGATTGGTCCTTGAAATTTTTACAATTAGAATTAATACTATCAAAACTCCTATTGCAATTCCAATGTATGCAAGAACCATGTATACAATACTACTTCATATCTTAAAAATCCATTCTATACTGTCAAAACATACTGATTTGCCAAAATTCTCTTAATATCAT comes from Nitrosopumilus oxyclinae and encodes:
- a CDS encoding thermonuclease family protein → MKPLSIAALVVVPFVLFIAAGLVYQSQTGSDIVTGEKTGLAAKEVGQEQFDNIYKNEPVQSKQDFDSHKCIGNAKCVSQLITEIVDGDTIYTTNYKIRLSLVDTPEKNESGFSEATSFTAKMCPIGSFVTIDQDDLQPYDQYDRLLANVFCNGKSLNSALLNNGHAEISTRYCSTSEFSDYSWAQRFGCAISESNATQT